From Acinonyx jubatus isolate Ajub_Pintada_27869175 chromosome F2, VMU_Ajub_asm_v1.0, whole genome shotgun sequence, the proteins below share one genomic window:
- the LOC106983863 gene encoding cytochrome b-c1 complex subunit 7 → MASRPAVAASSRWLEGIRKWYYNAAGFNKLGLMRDDTIYENDDVKEAIRRLPENLYNDRMFRIKRALDLTMRHQILPKEQWTKYEEDKFYLEPYLKEVIRERKEREEWAKK, encoded by the exons ATGGCGAGCCGGCCTGCGG TTGCAGCATCAAGTCGGTGGCTGGAGGGTATTCGAAAATGGTATTACAATGCTGCAGGGTTCAATAAACTGG GACTAATGCGAGATGATACAATATATGAGAATGATGATGTGAAAGAGGCCATAAGAAGGCTTCCTGAGAACCTTTATAATGACAGGATGTTTCGCATTAAGAGAGCACTGGACCTGACCATGAGGCACCAGATCTTGCCTAAAGAGCAGTGGACAAAATATGAGGAG gataaattctaCCTTGAACCATATCTGAAAGAAGTTATtcgggaaagaaaagaaagagaagaatgggcAAAGAAATAA